A DNA window from Vigna angularis cultivar LongXiaoDou No.4 chromosome 1, ASM1680809v1, whole genome shotgun sequence contains the following coding sequences:
- the LOC108321810 gene encoding probable serine/threonine-protein kinase At1g54610 has product MGCVFGKGASKRREEVKVESAEEEGAVQNGGNVKEGGEEEKSKPSKGERRRSSKPNPRLSNPPNHVHGEQVAAGWPSWLTKVAGEAINGLIPRRADTFEKLNKVGQGTYSNVYKAKDTLTGKIVALKKVRFDNLEPESVKFMAREILILRHLDHPNVVKLEGLVTSRMSCSLYLVFEYMDHDLAGLATSPTVKFTESQVKCYMHQLLSGLEHCHNRHVLHRDIKGSNLLIDNEGILRIADFGLASFFDPHQRHPMTSRVVTLWYRPPELLLGATDYDVGVDLWSAGCILAELLAGKPIMPGRTEVEQLHKIFKLCGSPSDEYWKKSKLPHATIFKPRQSYKRCIEETFKNFPASSLPLIETLLAIDPAERQTATAALHSEFFTTKPFACEPSSLPKYPPSKEMDTKLRDEEARRLRAVNKTSADVKKSRPRHRGGRGIPIPDTNAELQANIDKWRLVTHANAKSKSEKFPPPHEDGSIGYPLGSSHHMDPIFDPSDVPFSSTKLSYPKSNIQTWSGPLVETSVDAPRRKKNMPGNGRTHSKNGSYR; this is encoded by the exons ATGGGGTGTGTGTTTGGGAAAGGAGCGTCGAAGAGGAGAGAGGAAGTGAAAGTTGAAAGCGCAGAAGAAGAGGGTGCTGTTCAGAACGGTGGGAATGTGAAGGAGGGtggagaagaggaaaagagcAAGCCCTCAAAGGGGGAGAGAAGGCGATCTTCGAAGCCGAATCCCAGGTTAAGCAATCCACCTAACCATGTACATGGTGAGCAAGTAGCTGCAGGGTGGCCCTCTTGGCTCACCAAGGTTGCTGGGGAAGCTATTAATGGGTTGATCCCTAGAAGAGCTGACACTTTTGAAAAGCTGAATAAG GTTGGACAAGGTACATATAGCAATGTTTACAAAGCGAAGGACACTTTGACAGGGAAAATTGTTGCCCTAAAGAAGGTCCGCTTTGACAATTTAGAGCCGGAGAGTGTGAAATTCATGGCCAGAGAGATCCTTATTCTGCGCCATCTGGATCATCCCAACGTTGTCAAACTGGAAGGTTTAGTGACTTCAAGGATGTCATGCAGTTTGTACCTTGTGTTTGAATACATGGATCATGATTTGGCTGGACTTGCTACAAGTCCAACAGTAAAGTTCACAGAGTCTCAG GTTAAATGCTATATGCATCAGCTACTTTCTGGACTGGAACACTGTCACAACCGTCATGTGCTGCATCGTGATATAAAGGGGTCAAACCTTCTAATTGACAATGAAGGAATTCTTAGGATTGCTGATTTTGGATTAGCTTCCTTCTTTGATCCTCATCAAAGGCACCCTATGACCAGCAGGGTGGTAACTTTATGGTATCGACCTCCAGAGCTTCTGCTTGGAGCCACAGATTACGATGTAGGAGTGGACCTCTGGAGTGCTGGCTGCATTCTTGCTGAATTGTTGGCTGGCAAGCCTATTATGCCTGGTCGAACCGAG GTGGAGCAGCTACATAAGATATTTAAGCTTTGTGGTTCTCCCTCTGATGAATATTGGAAAAAATCGAAGCTTCCACATGCTACCATTTTTAAGCCCCGACAATCATACAAGAGGTGCATAGAAGAGACATTTAAGAATTTCCCAGCATCATCCCTACCACTGATTGAGACCCTTCTTGCAATTGATCCAGCTGAACGCCAAACTGCCACAGCTGCATTGCACAGTGAA TTCTTTACTACAAAACCTTTTGCCTGTGAACCCTCTAGCCTTCCAAAATATCCTCCCAGCAAGGAGATGGATACAAAACTGCGAGATGAAGAAGCTAGAAG ATTGAGAGCTGTTAACAAAACTAGTGCTGATGTAAAGAAATCACGTCCACGTCATAGAGGTGGAAGGGGAATTCCAATTCCAGATACCAATGCTGAGTTGCAAGCAAATATTGAT AAATGGCGACTGGTGACACACGCAAATGCGAAGAGCAAGAGTGAAAAGTTTCCTCCTCCTCATGAAGATGGAAGTATAGGGTACCCTTTGGGTTCTTCACATCACATGGATCCAATTTTTGATCCTTCTGATGTTCCATTTAGTTCCACAAAGTTATCATATCCAAAATCAAATATCCAGACCTGGTCTGGTCCCTTGGTGGAAACTAGTGTGGATGCACcaagaagaaagaagaacatGCCAGGGAATGGCCGCACACATTCAAAGAATGGCTCTTATAGATAA